Proteins encoded in a region of the Megalops cyprinoides isolate fMegCyp1 chromosome 3, fMegCyp1.pri, whole genome shotgun sequence genome:
- the LOC118774718 gene encoding cell adhesion molecule-related/down-regulated by oncogenes-like — translation MDIGWRVLSTVLCLSQVLLVGCLAVPLSFLLEPRSTVQRFGGTVHLGCAVQNPSVRLSWRFMGLPLDPAAVPGVEVKPGSLTLTSLQSSQAGQYQCVAHWEAGAVASRIAQVTIAEISEFGETQRRSLAVEEGGTALIECWLPHSDPPALPRFRVRGEWLEKSTDKYLILPSGNLQIVSVSPQNQGTYKCGAYNPITRENRVEAHGTRVTVKRSDGPSPVRILFPVVPQNLSVVESESLTLECVLAGRPHPTARWTKDGQEVELGSSHKLVHNNLQLTSVKKSDAGNYQCSAQTESGAVVSANYTVNVLEPASELRGLSDQSVASGSSVRFVCIAKGNPAPNITWLFNANPVTPSSRHRISGSSLRIFSVTPQDQGVYQCLLDSGIWSAGTLTVQSGSISKPVILSPPLSGSFQEGDDVSLSCNASGHPLPIIRWYNDAGPIATHPARLLQPPQAAARAPGDSPPHLTMSRPGSSSLYIQSVTLAHAGKYICEASNELGSVQAEAFLTVEALESTTVGITMDVAPSVHPIQSDEGEEPFLAEGEPGDDQATPTERTSDLPTPEAPIITSPPQTHKPDVYDLEWRPGRDWGSPISAYFVKYRKLDDSGSLVGGWHTVRVPGSEKTLRLSELEPSSLYEVLMVARSAAGDGQPAMLTFRTGKERVTSSSKNPSKAPFLSLPEKVPEYESSNTHFGVVIHDRVPEAPDRPTISMASESSVYVTWIPRANGGSPITAFRVEYRRQGRSAEWVTAADNISPLKLSVEVRNLEPGSTYRFRVIAMNMYGESPHSSPSRPYQVSAVSPPFSSRPVAGPHIDSTDAVSDTQIMLRWTYTPSSNNNTPIQGFYIYYRPTDSDNDSDYKRDVVEGLKQWHLIGQLQPETSYDIKMQCFNDGGESEYSNVMICETKARLPPGVPPQHPVTPPGPYPPEPPTAPGGLLYLIVGSVLGVMVLILLVFIAMCLWRNRQQSGLHKYDPPGYLYQPAEMNGHVLEYTGRMNGSVHGGYGHGGPMAPPGCPHLHHKLPNGLALLNGTGPLYPSAHPHGHDGPLPHGTLEYEHSHPHHHHNGGGMYTALPQSDPSDCMSCQNFCNNNRCFTKANATFSNGSLPMMHRVAPCQQDGLEMMPLGHVTPRCHTPSVQQYPGDEADKAEEESVEEKTPSLSQLPCCQAGECQHCPSEEQGKEPQQEESEGPVSRWECLSLSELDCNDKTGWDSTSSLTGDIIQPPLQET, via the exons ATGGATATCGGTTGGAGGGTCCTGTCCACTGTCCTATGCCTCAGCCAGGTCTTGTTAGTCGGCTGCTTAG CTGTGCCCCTGTCCTTCCTCCTCGAGCCCCGCTCTACCGTACAGCGGTTTGGCGGCACAGTCCACCTGGGTTGCGCAGTGCAGAACCCCTCCGTGCGGTTGTCCTGGCGCTTCATGGGGCTGCCCCTGGACCCGGCTGCGGTGCCTGGCGTGGAGGTGAAGCCCGGCTCGCTCACCCTGACCTCTTTGCAGTCCAGCCAGGCGGGGCAGTACCAGTGCGTGGCCCACTGGGAGGCAGGGGCCGTCGCCAGCCGCATCGCCCAGGTCACCATCGCAG AGATTTCAGAGTTTGGTGAGACACAGCGACGCTCGCTGGCAGTGGAGGAGGGTGGCACGGCGCTGATCGAGTGCTGGCTGCCGCACAGCGACCCCCCCGCCCTGCCGCGGTTTCGGGTGCGAGGGGAGTGGCTGGAGAAGTCCACAG ataaatatttaatccTTCCATCTGGGAACCTTCAGATTGTGTCAGTGTCCCCCCAGAACCAGGGGACGTATAAATGCGGCGCATACAACCCCATCACCCGGGAGAACAGGGTGGAGGCCCATGGCACTAGAGTGACCGTCAAAC GTTCAGATGGTCCCTCCCCGGTCCGgattttgtttcctgttgtcCCCCAGAACCTCAGTGTGGTTGAGTCCGAGTCCCTCACTTTGGAGTGTGTTCTGGCGGGACGTCCCCACCCCACTGCCCGCTGGACTAAGGATGGACAGGAAGTGGAGCTGGGATCTAGTCACAAACTGGTACACAACAACCTCCAGCTGACTTCGGTGAAGAAGAGCGACGCAGGGAACTACCAGTGTTCGGCCCAGACAGAGAGTGGTGCCGTGGTCAGTGCAAACTACACCGTGAATGTGCTTG AACCTGCCTCAGAGCTGCGTGGCTTGTCAGATCAGTCCGTGGCCTCTGGCTCCTCCGTCCGCTTTGTCTGCATAGCTAAGGGGAACCCTGCCCCCAACATCACCTGGCTGTTCAACGCCAACCCAGTCACCCCTTCCAGCCGCCACCGAATCTCTGGCTCCTCCCTCCGCATTTTCTCCGTGACGCCACAGGATCAGGGTGTGTACCAGTGCCTGCTGGACAGCGGGATTTGGTCAGCTGGTACACTCACTGTCCAGTCAG GCTCGATCTCCAAACCGGTAATTCTGTCCCCACCTTTAAGTGGCAGTTTTCAGGAGGGGGACGatgtctctctgtcctgcaaTGCCAGTGGCCATCCCCTGCCCATCATCCGCTGGTACAACGATGCTGGCCCCATTGCCACGCATCCTGCCCGCCTGCTCCAGCCCCCGCAGGCCGCAGCCAGGGCCCCTGGTGATAGCCCTCCCCATCTCACTATGTCTCGACCGGGAAGCAGTTCGCTATACATCCAGTCCGTCACTCTGGCCCACGCCGGGAAGTACATTTGCGAAGCCTCCAACGAACTGGGCTCTGTGCAGGCAGAAGCCTTTCTCACTGTTG AAGCCCTGGAGAGCACCACAGTGGGCATTACTATGGACGTGGCACCCTCAGTCCACCCAATCCAGAGCGATGAGGGGGAGGAACCATTTTTAGCAGAGGGGGAGCCAGGAGATGACCAGGCCACGCCCACTGAGAGGACAAGTGACCTGCCCACCCCAGAGGCGCCAATCATCACCAgcccaccacagacacacaaacctgaTGTGTATGACCTGGAGTGGAGGCCGGGGAGAGACTGGGGAAGCCCCATCAGCGCCTACTTTGTCAAGTACCGCAAG CTGGACGACTCGGGCAGCCTGGTGGGCGGCTGGCACACGGTGCGCGTTCCGGGGAGCGAGAAGACGCTGCGCCTGTCGGAGCTGGAGCCCTCCAGCCTCTACGAGGTCCTGATGGTGGCCCGCAGCGCGGCCGGGGACGGCCAGCCCGCCATGCTCACCTTCCGCACCGGCAAGG agagGGTTACCTCCTCCAGCAAGAATCCCTCCAAGGCCCCGTTTCTGTCCCTGCCTGAGAAGGTGCCGGAATATGAGAGCTCCAACACACACTTTGGGGTGGTCATACACGACAGGG TGCCCGAGGCCCCAGACCGGCCCACCATTTCCATGGCCTCTGAGAGCTCGGTGTACGTCACATGGATTCCCCGGGCCAATGGGGGCTCTCCCATCACCGCCTTCCGTGTGGAGTACCGGCGGCAGGGGCGCAGTGCCGAATGGGTGACCGCTGCCGACAACATTTCCCCCCTCAAGCTGTCTGTGGAGGTGCGCAACCTAGAGCCAG GATCCACATATCGGTTCCGTGTCATCGCCATGAATATGTACGGAGAGAGTCCCCACAGCTCCCCCTCCAGGCCATACCAGGTGTCTGCGGTCAGCCCGCCCTTCTCCAGCCGCCCGGTGGCCGGCCCCCACATCGATTCCACGGACGCAGTCAGTGACACGCAGATCATGCTGCGCTGGACT tACACTCCCTCCAGTAACAACAACACTCCCATCCAGGGATTCTACATCTACTACAGACCCACAgacagtgacaatgacagcGACTACAAGAGGGATGTGGTGGAAG GCCTCAAGCAGTGGCACCTTATTGGCCAGCTCCAGCCAGAGACCTCCTATGACATCAAGATGCAGTGTTTCAACGATGGAGGGGAGAGCGAGTACAGCAACGTCATGATCTGTGAGACCAAAG cTCGCCTCCCCCCGGGGGTACCCCCTCAGCACCCAGTCACGCCCCCCGGGCCGTACCCCCCTGAGCCTCCCACCGCCCCGGGGGGCCTGCTGTACCTCATTGTGGGCAGCGTGCTGGGGGTGATGGTGCTCATCCTGCTGGTCTTCATCGCTATGTGTCTGTGGAGGAACCGGCAGCAGAGCGGCCTGCACA aGTACGACCCGCCGGGTTACCTGTACCAGCCTGCAGAGATGAACGGGCACGTGCTGGAGTACACCGGCCGCATGAACGGCAGCGTCCACGGCGGCTACGGCCACGGCGGCCCCATGGCGCCCCCTGGCTGCCCCCACCTGCACCACAAGCTGCCCAACGGCCTGGCGCTGCTCAATGGCACGGGGCCGCTCTACCCCTCTGCCCACCCCCATGGCCACGATGGCCCCCTGCCCCACGGCACCCTGGAGTACGagcactcccacccccaccaccatcacaaT GGAGGTGGAATGTACACTGCATTGCCCCAATCAGATCCCTCCGACTGTATGAGCTGCCAGAACTTCTGCAACAATAACAG GTGTTTCACAAAGGCCAACGCCACCTTCTCGAACGGCAgccttcccatgatgcaccgCGTGGCGCCCTGCCAGCAGGACGGGTTAGAGATGATGCctctgggtcatgtgaccccgCGCTGCCACACCCCCAGCGTCCAGCAGTACCCCGGGGACGAGGCTGACAAGGCCGAGGAGGAGTCAGTGGAGGAAAAAACCCCATCCCTTTCTCAACTTCCCTGCTGTCAGGCAGGGGAATGCCAGCACTGCCCTTCAGAGGAACAAG GCAAGGAGCCACAGCAGGAGGAGTCGGAAGGGCCCGTGTCCCGCTGGGAGTGCCTGAGTCTGTCTGAACTGGACTGTAACGACAAGACAGGCTGGGACTCCACCAGCAGCCTCACGGGGGACATCATACAGCCACCGCTGCAGGAGACCTga
- the LOC118774198 gene encoding V-set and immunoglobulin domain-containing protein 10-like 2, with the protein MQIQLLCLEILDPGEVVYVQTVTKGVVGRSVMLECGTTLPDVYIWGFTMPGDEHIRAVVYNFGKGPKLQKLATALGDISIITDSSSLLIDKLPLFAQGLYTCQALYDTKEGAKVYYYYVQLLVLVPVSKPYILASDTSPAEGTPMWMRCNLENGTGPINYVWERESRDGSTARVAEGNASLVNVTFVNRNHTGWYRCLASNEVNEQRSDRIWLDIIYGPDVPQIGVTPYSVTERGYSALERETVSLMCQASSNPPSQYVWFYNNSQVYTGPQFTITKILRMHTGHYSCLAQNTYLNTRSRTTITLTVYYPPDGNPTCTVLPTNNYTDLALWCSWVGGNPSATLFWNPTPVSADTQGRSHTNATLIQPGYQTRDGSTFTCMGSHVALNSTSGCNVTALLPPGDPQCYAFATRNNEYLMLSCSWEGGTPRALLSWVSGNGAPEGSSEENANILVLRSSATYSGKAFVCQAKHPLSPASKQCVLKLEAPVLMTHRSVVSVYEGDDVQLNCVLKANYPATEITWYNNLKQTVWDTPKYLLQNEAAWSNLTVREADGARDSGQYWCSATNAVGGAEIPITLYVKMYPAPPNVTISKLLYSSRERTEVELEWVTLSEGDITSFIVERQRAQEPEVKASWDGPWQMAAADLEPSVRSHTLPGLDPTAEYAFRITAVNHRTLGYPSELRTPASPPFSAYPAVIGAAIGGMLIATIGTILLFMYIIRNRNNNPRLHDMIFGLQHSQSRENINFPEDETVGEIEGDGGAGGEHSPQAAEHSPRAVGLSPGSSTEPAAASASPASASQGPPTGDDDEPVNVTITVMATS; encoded by the exons TGGCCACCGCCCTGGGTGACATAAGCATCATCACCGACTCGTCCTCCCTGCTCATCGACAAGCTTCCCTTGTTCGCACAGGGCCTCTACACCTGCCAAGCCCTGTACGACACCAAGGAGGGGGCCAAGGTCTACTACTACTATGTACAGCTGCTTGTTCTGG TGCCAGTGTCCAAGCCCTACATCCTGGCCAGTGACACGTCGCCGGCGGAGGGGACGCCCATGTGGATGCGCTGCAACCTGGAGAACGGCACGGGCCCCATAAACTACGTGTGGGAGCGCGAGAGCCGCGACGGCAGCACCGCCAGGGTCGCCGAGGGCAACGCCAGCCTGGTCAACGTCACCTTCGTCAACCGCAACCACACCGGCTGGTACAGGTGCCTCGCCAGCAACGAGGTGAACGAGCAGCGCAGCGACCGCATCTGGCTGGACATAATCT ATGGTCCCGATGTGCCTCAGATTGGCGTGACTCCTTACTCGGTGACGGAGCGGGGTTATTCGGCCCTCGAGAGAGAAACGGTGTCCCTCATGTGCCAGGcctcctccaacccccccaGCCAGTACGTCTGGTTTTACAACAACTCCCAGGTGTACACCGGGCCTCAGTTCACCATCACCAAGATCCTGCGCATGCACACCGGTCACTACTCCTGCCTGGCCCAGAACACCTACCTCAACACCCGCTCCAGGACCACCATCACCCTCACTGTCTACT ATCCGCCAGATGGAAATCCCACTTGCACTGTCCTCCCCACCAACAACTACACTGACCTGGCCCTCTGGTGCTCCTGGGTAGGGGGTAACCCTTCGGCTACCCTTTTCTGGAACCCCACTCCGGTCAGTGCAGATACGCAGGGGCGCTCCCACACCAACGCTACCCTGATACAGCCCGGCTACCAAACCAGGGACGGCTCCACGTTCACCTGCATGGGCTCGCATGTGGCACTGAACTCCACCTCCGGCTGTAACGTGACTGCAT tgctgccccctggtgaTCCCCAGTGCTACGCTTTCGCCACGCGTAACAATGAGTACTTAATGTTGTCGTGCTCCTGGGAGGGGGGAACCCCGCGGGCTCTGCTTTCCTGGGTCTCCGGCAATGGAGCACCTGAGGGCAGCTCTGAGGAGAATGCCAACATCCTGGTCCTCAGGTCCAGCGCCACCTACAGCGGGAAGGCCTTTGTGTGCCAGGCCAAGCACCCACTGTCTCCCGCAAGCAAGCAGTGCGTTCTCAAGCTGG AGGCCCCGGTGCTGATGACACACCGCAGCGTGGTGTCCGTCTATGAGGGCGACGACGTCCAGCTCAACTGCGTCCTGAAGGCCAACTACCCGGCCACCGAGATCACCTGGTACAACAACCTGAAGCAGACGGTGTGGGACACCCCCAAGTACCTCCTGCAGAACGAGGCCGCCTGGTCCAACCTGACGGTGCGCGAGGCAGACGGGGCGCGGGACAGCGGCCAGTACTGGTGCTCCGCCACCAACGCCGTGGGAGGGGCCGAGATCCCCATCACCCTCTATGTCAAGA TGTATCCCGCCCCTCCCAACGTGACCATCAGCAAGCTCCTGTACAGCAGTCGGGAGCGGACCGAGGTGGAGCTGGAGTGGGTGACCCTGAGCGAGGGGGACATCACCAGCTTCATCGTGGAGCGCCAGCGGGCCCAAGAGCCGGAGGTCAAGGCCAGCTGGGACGGACCCTGGCAGATGGCGGCCGCGGACCTGGAGCCGAGCGTGCGCAGCCACACCCTACCAGGCCTAGACCCCACAGCCGAGTACGCGTTCCGCATCACGGCTGTCAATCACCGCACCTTAGGATACCCCTCCGAGCTCAGGACCCCAG CCTCCCCGCCCTTCAGTGCGTACCCCGCGGTCATCGGCGCTGCCATTGGGGGCATGCTCATAGCCACCATTGGCACCATACTGCTCTTCATGTACATCATCAGGAACCGCAACAATAACCCAC GTCTTCATGATATGATCTTTGGATT GCAGCACAGCCAGTCCAGGGAGAACATCAACTTCCCAGAGGACGAGACTGTTGGTGAGATAGAGGGAGACGGAGGTGCAGGGGGGGAGCACAGCCCCCAGGCCGCCGAGCACAGCCCCCGTGCTGTTGGACTCAGCCCTGGTTCCAGCACAG AGCCAGCGGCGGCATCAGCCAGCCCCGCCTCCGCATCACAAGGCCCACCCACTGGAGATGACGACGAGCCTGTCAATGTTACCATTACTGTCATGGCTACCAGCTGA